In a genomic window of Helianthus annuus cultivar XRQ/B chromosome 10, HanXRQr2.0-SUNRISE, whole genome shotgun sequence:
- the LOC110882049 gene encoding B3 domain-containing protein REM10-like — MDEEEEAQQESEYFKVAIKQMLVENPDSAKLQEIAKVLNSIADYGSWCFNEEVVIDDGLVDSLKIPSNSWFIFHYEEALESFRILYFYQDISLAPCDDFYYKPSGNKDYVSINLSFVHHKMLNTIPSYLVLIKGYGKQNWSVRMEDINNELYITTGWKQIKNDLSITADHLIVFEMIDLQTFHITVFNCATCDLVLPPEVCAIVKEKVVEEIKLSSDTEAVQDIINVNEGGVVVVNEDNQIVPISFRVDGHFAEDLGLNRKMGLKIVDAAGDVWNVQVAIGSSRGQPRYYVQGMRKFVKDKGMALGQAFTLNFVKDMATNFNIFSYEWVDFSHVLSITVDKFWGKAGETSDFSPACKTMYALSRLPVEVVKRANLANNLHSLSVQNMAGVVEVYDVKMELNGGKLRYAMDDWQKFMSDNKLKFGDMLHFTYVTSQQKIVLTDVMLV; from the exons ATGGATGAAGAAGAAGAGGCGCAACAAGAATCCGAATATTTTAAAGTGGCCATCAAGCAGATGTTGGTAGAAAATCCTGACTCAGCAAAGCTACAAGAAATAGCCAAAG TTTTGAATTCCATAGCCGATTATGGTTCTTGGTGTTTTAATGAAGAAGTTGTAATCGACGATGGT TTGGTAGATAGTTTGAAAATACCTTCAAATTCATGGTTTATATTTCACTATGAAGAAGCATTAGAAAGTTTCagaatattatatttttatcaaGACATTTCTCTTGCTCCTTGTGATGATTTTTACTACAAACCATCTGGTAACAAAGATTATGTG AGTATTAATCTTTCTTTTGTTCATCACAAGATGTTAAACACTATTCCTTCATATCTGGTTCTTATTAAAGGATATGGAAAGCAGAACTGGTCTGTACGGATGGAAGATATCAACAATGAACTTTACATAACTACCGGATGGAAGCAGATAAAGAATGACTTGTCAATAACTGCTGATCATCTGATTGTCTTTGAGATGATAGATCTTCAGACTTTTCATATCACGGTTTTCAATTGTGCTACCTGCGATTTAGTGCTTCCACCGGAGGTCTGTGCTATTGTTAAAGAAAAGGTGGTAGAAGAGATTAAGTTGAGTTCAGATACTGAAGCTGTACAGGACATCATTAATGTCAATGAAGGTGGTGTGGTTGTTGTGAATGAAGATAATCAGATCGTACCTATTTCTTTCCGTGTGGACGGTCATTTT GCTGAAGATCTCGGACTGAATCGTAAGATGGGTTTGAAGATTGTGGACGCGGCAGGTGATGTTTGGAATGTTCAAGTTGCTATAGGTTCATCTCGAGGCCAACCAAGATATTATGTGCAAGGAATGAGAAAGTTTGTGAAGGATAAAGGCATGGCTCTAGGTCAAGCATTTACACTTAACTTTGTGAAAG ATATGGCAACTAACTTCAACATATTTTCTTATGAATGGGTCGATTTCAGTCATGTTTTATCTATAACAG TTGATAAGTTTTGGGGAAAGGCTGGAGAGACCTCAGATTTCTCTCCAGCTTGTAAAACGATGTATGCTCTTTCG CGTCTGCCTGTTGAAGTTGTTAAGAGAGCAAATCTTGCTAATAATTTGCATTCTTTGAGTGTTCAAAACATGGCCGGAGTTGTGGAGGTTTATGACGTCAAGATGGAGCTAAACGGTGGGAAGTTACGTTATGCGATGGATGATTGGCAGAAGTTCATGTCTGATAATAAGTTGAAGTTTGGTGATATGCTGCACTTTACTTACGTTACTTCCCAGCAAAAGATCGTCCTAACTGACGTTATGCTGGTGTAA